A genomic window from Elaeis guineensis isolate ETL-2024a chromosome 3, EG11, whole genome shotgun sequence includes:
- the LOC105041842 gene encoding uncharacterized protein, which translates to MACRWRGWLAFLVVFGVWSSVVMGDAGTKDGATLMEIKKSFRNVDNVLYDWTEATGSDYCSWRGVTCDNTTFNIVALNLSGLNLDGDISPAFGNLKGIVSIDLKANRLSGQIPDEIGDCSSLKVLDLSFNNIYGDIPFSISKLKHLENLILKNNQLIGPIPSTLSQIPNLKTLDLAQNKLSGEIPRLIYWNEVLQYLGLRGNNLEGALSPDMCQLTGLWYFDVKNNSLTGNIPENIGNCTSFQVLDLSYNRLTGEIPFNIGFLQVATLSLQGNKFTGPIPSVIGLMQALAVLDLSNNRLTGPIPPILGNLTYTEKLYLQGNKLMGPIPPELGNMTRLHYLELNDNNLTGRIPPELGNLTDLFDLNIANNNLEGPIPENLSSCVNLNSFNAHGNKLNGTIPQAFRSLESMTYLNLSSNNLTGPIPIELSRIGNLDTLDISCNKISGSIPPSMGSLEHLLKLNLSNNHLNGSIPAEFGNLRSIMEIDLSNNHHSGSIPAEFTQLQSLMLLNLENNNLSGDLMPLTNCLSLATLNVSNNDFAGDIPTVNNFSRFSPDSFIGNPGLCGYWISSPCHSSHPPERASISKAAILGIALGALVILLMILVAACRPHHPPPFSDGSISKPVHNISPKLVILHMNMALHVYEDIMRMTENLSEKYIIGYGASSTVYKCVLKNCKPVAIKRLYSHCPHNLKEFETELETVGSIKHRNLVSLQGYSLSPSGNLLFYDYMENGSLWDLLHVTGPTKKKKLDWDSRLRIALGAAQGLAYLHHDCSPRIIHRDVKSSNILLDKDYEAHLTDFGIAKSLCVSKTHTSTYVMGTIGYIDPEYARTSRLNEKSDVYSYGIVLLELLTGKKAVDNECNLHQLILSKTATNAVMETVDPDITSTCKDLGEVKKVFQLALLCTKRQPSDRPTMHEVTRVLGCLVQPTPPPKHSPPLPLPAPPSVPSYIDEYANLKNPTTLTCTASLSTSDAQLFLKFGEVISQNTE; encoded by the exons ATGGCGTGTCGTTGGAGAGGATGGCTGGCGTTTCTGGTTGTCTTCGGAGTTTGGAGCTCCGTCGTCATGGGCGATGCCGGTACGAAAGACG GAGCAACGCTCATGGAGATAAAGAAATCGTTCCGAAATGTAGACAATGTCTTGTACGATTGGACCGAAGCCACGGGTTCGGACTACTGTTCATGGCGAGGGGTCACCTGCGACAACACCACCTTCAATATCGTCGCTCT GAATCTATCGGGGTTGAATCTTGATGGAGATATCTCGCCAGCATTTGGAAATCTGAAAGGCATTGTATCTAT TGATTTGAAAGCGAACCGTCTTTCGGGGCAGATACCGGATGAGATCGGCGATTGTTCCTCGCTGAAAGTACT GGACTTGTCCTTCAACAATATCTATGGAGATATACCATTTTCGATATCAAAGTTGAAACACTTGGAAAACTT GATTTTGAAAAACAACCAATTGATTGGACCCATCCCATCAACCCTGTCCCAGATTCCAAATTTAAAGACTTT GGACCTAGCGCAAAACAAATTAAGTGGGGAAATACCCAGGCTGATATACTGGAATGAAGTTTTGCAATACTT GGGCCTGCGAGGGAATAATTTAGAAGGGGCCCTCTCACCTGATATGTGCCAGTTGACTGGGCTGTGGTATTT TGATGTAAAGAACAACAGCTTGACGGGGAACATACCGGAGAATATCGGAAACTGCACCAGTTTTCAAGTTTT GGACTTATCTTATAATCGGCTCACTGGAGAGATTCCGTTTAACATCGGGTTTTTGCAAGTTGCAACTTT ATCTTTGCAAGGGAACAAGTTTACGGGTCCCATTCCATCTGTCATTGGTCTGATGCAGGCTCTTGCAGTGCT AGATCTTAGCAATAATCGATTAACTGGGCCAATCCCTCCTATATTGGGCAACTTGACATACACTGAGAAACT GTATCTGCAAGGCAATAAACTGATGGGACCGATTCCCCCGGAGCTTGGTAACATGACAAGGCTTCATTATCT GGAACTGAATGACAACAATCTCACTGGGCGCATCCCACCAGAGCTTGGCAACCTTACTGATTTATTTGACCT TAACATTGCTAATAACAATCTTGAAGGACCAATTCCTGAGAACTTGAGCTCATGTGTGAACCTTAATAGCTT CAATGCGCATGGGAACAAGTTAAATGGAACCATTCCCCAGGCGTTCAGAAGTCTGGAAAGTATGACATACTT GAATCTTTCGTCAAACAATCTGACAGGCCCTATCCCCATTGAACTATCACGAATTGGCAATTTGGATACTCT TGATATCTCATGTAACAAGATTAGTGGGTCCATTCCTCCATCTATGGGCAGTTTAGAGCATCTCTTGAAATT AAACTTGAGCAACAACCATCTTAATGGGTCCATCCCCGCTGAGTTTGGAAACTTGAGGAGTATTATGGAGAT tGATTTGTCAAATAATCACCACTCAGGCTCAATTCCTGCTGAGTTTACTCAGCTACAAAGTCTGATGTTACT AAATTTAGAAAACAACAATTTATCAGGTGATTTGATGCCGTTAACTAACTGCTTAAGTCTTGCTACACT GAATGTATCCAACAATGATTTTGCTGGTGATATTCCTACTGTCAACAACTTCTCCCGTTTTTCACCAGACAG CTTCATAGGAAATCCTGGTCTTTGTGGCTATTGGATCAGTTCTCCATGTCATTCATCCCATCCACCAGAGAGAG CTTCGATCTCAAAAGCTGCCATTCTGGGCATTGCACTGGGTGCGCTTGTGATTCTTTTGATGATCCTAGTGGCGGCATGCAGGCCACACCATCCACCACCATTTTCAGATGGCTCTATAAGCAAGCCAG TCCACAATATTTCGCCAAAACTTGTTATCCTGCACATGAACATGGCGCTGCATGTATATGAAGACATAATGAGAATGACTGAAAACTTGAGTGAGAAGTACATAATAGGGTATGGTGCTTCAAGCACTGTGTACAAATGTGTCCTGAAGAACTGCAAGCCAGTGGCGATCAAAAGGCTTTATTCTCACTGCCCACACAACCTAAAGGAATTTGAGACTGAGCTGGAGACAGTTGGGAGCATCAAACATCGGAATCTGGTTAGCCTTCAAGGTTACTCCTTGTCACCTTCTGGCAACTTACTCTTCTATGACTACATGGAGAATGGCAGCCTCTGGGATCTTCTACATG TTACAGGTCCGACAAAGAAGAAAAAGTTGGACTGGGATTCTCGACTTCGAATTGCACTGGGAGCGGCCCAAGGATTGGCTTATCTCCACCATGACTGCAGCCCTCGAATTATTCACAGGGATGTCAAGTCATCAAACATACTTTTGGACAAAGATTATGAGGCTCATCTCACCGACTTCGGTATAGCAAAGAGCCTGTGTGTCTCCAAGACCCATACGTCCACCTATGTCATGGGCACCATTGGCTACATTGATCCCGAGTATGCTCGGACTTCCCGCCTCAATGAGAAGTCCGATGTTTATAGCTATGGGATCGTCCTGCTTGAGCTTCTGACCGGAAAAAAGGCTGTGGACAATGAATGCAATCTCCATCAGTTG ATACTATCAAAGACAGCGACCAATGCTGTCATGGAGACGGTGGATCCTGACATCACCTCCACATGTAAAGATCTCGGTGAGGTAAAGAAAGTGTTCCAGCTGGCCCTCCTCTGCACCAAGAGGCAACCATCGGACCGGCCGACCATGCACGAGGTGACTCGGGTCCTGGGATGCCTCGTCCAGCCCACTCCGCCACCCAAGCACTCCCCGCCGCTTCCCCTACCAGCGCCACCATCGGTGCCCAGCTACATCGATGAGTATGCCAACCTCAAGAATCCAACCACCCTGACCTGCACTGCCTCACTCAGCACTTCAGATGCTCAGCTCTTCCTCAAATTTGGCGAGGTGATATCGCAGAACACGGAGTAA